A section of the Chryseobacterium ginsenosidimutans genome encodes:
- a CDS encoding DUF72 domain-containing protein: MKKENLYIGCSGFYNNDWKGTLFPEDAKSKDFLTIYSQTFNSVEINSTFYRKPTAKTLLKWFDETPDDFKFFIKIPKTISHEKRLKDCKEEVSDFCLHIQSHLKEKLSGFLFQFPPSFKNTQENIDLILNNLDFNYLNVIEFRHESWWRDEIFKILKDDNIIFSGVSFPGNLPENIIVNHPEILYYRLHGKPVLYKSEYSQEFLDNLAEKIKTEQKKTFIFFNNTWGTAAIKNSLYLKKILE, encoded by the coding sequence ATGAAAAAAGAAAATCTTTACATCGGATGCTCAGGGTTTTACAACAATGATTGGAAGGGCACATTATTTCCCGAAGATGCCAAAAGCAAAGATTTTCTTACAATATATTCTCAAACATTTAATTCAGTTGAAATCAATTCTACATTTTACAGAAAACCAACTGCAAAAACTCTGTTGAAATGGTTTGATGAAACGCCTGATGATTTTAAATTCTTCATTAAAATTCCAAAAACGATTTCTCATGAAAAGCGTTTAAAAGATTGTAAAGAAGAAGTTTCAGACTTTTGCTTACATATTCAATCCCATTTAAAAGAAAAACTTTCCGGTTTTTTATTTCAGTTTCCGCCATCGTTTAAAAATACTCAGGAAAATATTGATTTAATTCTTAACAATCTTGATTTTAATTATTTAAATGTGATAGAATTCCGTCATGAATCCTGGTGGAGAGATGAAATTTTCAAGATCTTAAAAGATGACAATATTATTTTTTCGGGTGTCAGTTTCCCTGGAAATCTTCCTGAAAATATAATTGTCAATCATCCCGAAATTTTGTATTACAGACTTCATGGTAAACCAGTACTTTACAAATCAGAATATTCCCAAGAATTTCTCGATAACCTGGCTGAAAAAATTAAAACAGAACAAAAGAAAACGTTTATCTTTTTCAATAATACTTGGGGAACTGCTGCAATTAAAAATTCGTTGTATTTGAAGAAAATTCTCGAATAA
- a CDS encoding polysaccharide deacetylase family protein — MTKTFAEKSRNKTFRGMFALMSATSILFSSCNQKKDKKESEKMISKDHPVAKIVPKIDDENVTSNKRVIYLTFDDGPNRGTENLLKILHKRNICATAFLVGKHAYGSKKQQEDLELLRNDQLVELANHSFTHAHNKYSDFYKNPLGVVQDFDIAKDSLKLYDKIARTPGRNIWRLNNITVTDLKSSTEAANSLKKAGYKLIGWDLEWKPTNKMELKGNHQAMLKKVDSIFFNDLEKTSRHLVFLTHDQYLTDTDSVNELDLFIEKLQKSNRFVFRKISEYPKVNEVLN; from the coding sequence ATGACAAAAACTTTTGCCGAAAAGTCTAGAAACAAGACTTTTCGTGGGATGTTTGCATTGATGAGTGCAACTTCAATTTTATTTAGCAGCTGTAATCAAAAAAAAGACAAGAAAGAATCTGAAAAGATGATTTCTAAAGACCATCCCGTCGCAAAAATTGTCCCTAAAATTGATGATGAAAATGTCACTTCAAATAAAAGAGTAATTTATCTCACTTTCGATGACGGACCCAATCGCGGAACCGAAAACCTTCTAAAAATTCTGCACAAAAGAAACATTTGTGCAACTGCATTTCTCGTAGGAAAACATGCTTACGGAAGCAAAAAACAACAAGAAGATCTTGAGCTTTTAAGAAACGATCAATTAGTAGAATTAGCCAACCACAGTTTTACTCATGCTCATAATAAATATAGCGATTTTTACAAGAATCCGTTGGGTGTAGTTCAGGATTTTGATATTGCAAAAGACAGTTTGAAACTCTATGACAAAATTGCAAGAACTCCCGGCCGGAACATATGGAGACTTAATAATATTACTGTAACAGATCTTAAAAGCTCCACAGAAGCAGCAAATAGCCTGAAAAAAGCAGGTTATAAGCTCATTGGTTGGGATCTTGAATGGAAACCTACCAATAAAATGGAGCTGAAAGGGAATCATCAGGCAATGCTTAAAAAAGTAGACAGTATTTTCTTTAATGATCTCGAAAAAACGTCAAGACATCTTGTTTTTCTTACTCATGATCAGTATTTAACAGATACCGATTCTGTGAACGAATTGGATTTATTTATCGAAAAACTGCAGAAAAGCAATCGGTTTGTTTTCAGGAAAATCTCGGAGTATCCGAAAGTTAATGAGGTTTTGAATTAA
- a CDS encoding YggS family pyridoxal phosphate-dependent enzyme translates to MSIQENYNDIKNQLPSNVQLVAVSKTHPVLAIQEVYDLGQRVFGENKVQELTEKYPLLPKDIQWHLIGHLQTNKVKYIAEFIDTIQSVDSEKLISEINKEAAKHNRIIKVLLQVKIAEEESKFGLEIEEAENLFQKYMNGDFPNVEITGLMGMATFTDDKIQVKKEFLILKKLFDELNQLKKLETLSMGMSDDFPVAIESGANSVRVGSAIFGRRDYLK, encoded by the coding sequence ATGAGTATTCAGGAAAATTACAACGATATAAAAAACCAACTTCCTTCAAATGTACAGCTGGTGGCCGTTTCAAAAACACATCCCGTTTTAGCAATTCAGGAGGTTTATGATTTGGGGCAGAGAGTTTTTGGCGAAAATAAAGTTCAGGAATTAACAGAGAAATACCCTCTTCTTCCAAAAGATATTCAATGGCACTTGATCGGGCATTTACAAACCAATAAAGTAAAATATATTGCCGAATTTATTGATACTATTCAAAGTGTAGATTCGGAAAAATTAATATCAGAAATTAATAAAGAAGCTGCAAAGCATAACCGTATAATTAAAGTTTTACTTCAAGTGAAAATAGCTGAAGAAGAAAGCAAATTCGGGCTGGAAATTGAAGAAGCAGAAAATTTATTTCAAAAGTATATGAACGGAGATTTTCCAAATGTAGAAATTACCGGTTTAATGGGAATGGCAACTTTTACAGACGATAAAATTCAGGTAAAAAAGGAATTTTTAATCTTAAAAAAGCTTTTTGATGAATTAAATCAACTAAAAAAACTGGAAACCTTATCAATGGGAATGAGTGATGATTTCCCTGTAGCCATTGAAAGCGGAGCCAATTCTGTGAGAGTGGGATCGGCAATTTTCGGCAGGCGAGATTATTTAAAATAG
- a CDS encoding sigma-54-dependent transcriptional regulator → MQKILIVEDEKAISGVLHSILSDELTDYEFVIAEDGLEGYKQIEKEDFALVISDIKMPKLSGTELLKQSLALKPESTFIMISGHADIDSAVSCLRDGAYDFISKPIDINRLITSVKNALAKETLKKENKNLQTENKTLKKKVNKKYQMIGESAGLQKIQDMIVKVAASDARVLITGPNGAGKELVAHAIHNQSERARGPMVEVNCAAIPSELIESELFGHVKGSFTGAIKDKQGKFEQANGGTIFLDEIGDMSLIAQAKVLRALQESKVSPVGSDKEIKVDVRVLAATNKNMQVEIEAGRFREDLYHRLSVIEIYVPPLDERKEDIKLLVDHFSGLISEEHGTALKKFDDKAIEALKALSWTGNIRELRNVVERLIILGGNTVSAEDVASFVRK, encoded by the coding sequence ATGCAAAAAATCCTTATTGTAGAAGACGAAAAAGCAATCTCAGGGGTACTTCACAGTATTCTTTCTGACGAACTAACTGACTATGAATTTGTTATCGCCGAAGATGGACTTGAAGGTTACAAACAGATAGAAAAAGAAGATTTCGCACTGGTAATTTCCGACATCAAAATGCCAAAACTTTCAGGAACTGAGCTTTTAAAGCAAAGTTTAGCTTTAAAACCGGAATCCACTTTCATTATGATTTCAGGACATGCAGATATAGATTCGGCAGTATCTTGCTTAAGAGATGGTGCATACGACTTTATTTCCAAGCCAATTGATATCAACAGATTGATTACCAGTGTAAAAAACGCCTTAGCTAAAGAAACTTTGAAGAAAGAAAATAAAAATCTTCAAACCGAAAATAAAACGTTAAAGAAAAAAGTTAACAAAAAATACCAAATGATCGGTGAATCAGCTGGTTTGCAAAAGATTCAGGATATGATCGTTAAGGTTGCTGCTTCTGATGCCAGAGTTTTGATCACAGGTCCGAACGGTGCAGGAAAAGAGTTGGTAGCCCACGCCATTCACAATCAAAGTGAAAGAGCGAGAGGTCCTATGGTTGAAGTGAATTGCGCTGCAATACCTTCAGAACTTATTGAATCTGAACTATTTGGACATGTAAAAGGTTCTTTTACAGGAGCAATTAAGGATAAACAAGGAAAATTTGAACAGGCAAACGGAGGCACTATTTTTCTGGATGAGATCGGAGATATGAGTTTAATTGCGCAGGCTAAAGTTCTTAGAGCCCTTCAGGAAAGCAAAGTTTCTCCTGTGGGAAGTGATAAGGAAATAAAAGTTGATGTAAGAGTGCTTGCTGCAACAAATAAAAACATGCAGGTGGAAATTGAAGCAGGAAGATTCCGAGAAGACCTTTACCACAGACTTTCTGTGATTGAAATCTATGTACCGCCATTGGACGAAAGAAAGGAAGACATCAAATTATTGGTAGATCACTTTTCCGGATTGATTTCTGAAGAGCACGGTACTGCATTGAAAAAGTTTGATGATAAAGCTATTGAAGCACTAAAAGCTCTTTCATGGACCGGAAATATCAGAGAATTAAGAAACGTTGTAGAAAGATTGATTATTCTTGGCGGAAACACTGTTTCTGCGGAAGACGTTGCAAGTTTTGTAAGGAAATAA
- a CDS encoding MATE family efflux transporter encodes MNFLNKKYTKECLILALPVMLTQVGQVSVNLFDNIIVGKLLGADALASVSLGNAVFFSMFVLALGFSFAIPPLVSEAHSKNDHKTINSVFSHGFVINMTVGVILMGVLLLGLPLLYKSGQPAKIVPDTVDFLGIMAISIVPFMAFQTLREVSEGLSYTIGVTKATIIANVINIVLNYVFIKGLWIFPEMGVKGSALASLIARIFMVVFLYFVLLKEKKTRQYIKDFSLKIQVFTKEMFERMVRLGFPTALQMFFEVTAFAGAAFICGLISAHDIASHQIALSMASFTFNLCIGFSVASTVMIGRKLGEQNFVELRKVGINNLKIAFIFMCICGIVFILGRNILPTFFTKKEEIEVIALASKLMIIAALFQLSDGIQVTALGMLRGLQDVKIPSIYTFIAYWVITVPLGYFLCVTMKMGAFGMWIALGLGLTISAVMLVKRFLNMSAKRIKQNL; translated from the coding sequence ATGAACTTTTTAAATAAAAAATACACAAAAGAATGCCTGATTCTGGCTCTTCCCGTGATGTTAACACAAGTGGGACAGGTCTCGGTGAATTTGTTTGATAATATTATTGTCGGTAAATTATTGGGAGCAGATGCTTTGGCTTCTGTATCTTTGGGAAATGCTGTATTTTTCTCAATGTTTGTATTGGCATTGGGATTTTCTTTTGCTATTCCGCCACTGGTTTCTGAAGCGCATTCCAAAAATGACCATAAAACCATTAACTCGGTCTTCAGCCACGGATTTGTTATTAATATGACCGTCGGAGTTATTTTAATGGGCGTGTTGCTTTTAGGGCTTCCCCTACTCTATAAATCTGGTCAGCCTGCAAAAATTGTTCCCGATACGGTAGATTTTTTAGGAATTATGGCGATCAGTATTGTTCCTTTTATGGCTTTTCAGACGTTGAGAGAAGTTTCGGAAGGTTTATCTTATACCATTGGAGTGACCAAAGCTACGATCATTGCCAATGTTATTAATATCGTTTTAAATTATGTTTTCATCAAGGGACTTTGGATTTTTCCTGAAATGGGAGTAAAAGGTTCTGCTTTAGCAAGCCTTATTGCGAGAATTTTCATGGTTGTTTTCCTGTATTTTGTTCTTTTAAAGGAGAAAAAAACAAGACAGTATATCAAAGATTTTTCGTTAAAAATTCAGGTTTTTACAAAAGAAATGTTTGAAAGAATGGTGAGACTCGGCTTTCCAACTGCTTTACAGATGTTTTTTGAAGTCACTGCTTTTGCGGGAGCTGCCTTCATCTGCGGATTGATTTCTGCTCATGATATTGCTTCACACCAGATTGCACTGAGCATGGCTTCTTTCACCTTTAATCTGTGCATCGGTTTCAGTGTTGCCTCAACAGTAATGATTGGACGAAAACTGGGCGAACAGAATTTTGTTGAATTAAGAAAAGTAGGAATCAATAACCTGAAAATAGCTTTTATTTTTATGTGTATTTGTGGAATTGTTTTTATTTTGGGACGAAATATTCTTCCGACATTTTTCACGAAAAAAGAAGAGATTGAAGTGATTGCTTTGGCTTCAAAATTAATGATTATTGCTGCTTTATTCCAGTTATCAGACGGAATTCAAGTGACGGCATTGGGAATGTTGAGAGGTTTACAGGATGTTAAAATTCCTTCTATTTATACATTTATTGCCTATTGGGTGATTACGGTTCCTTTAGGATATTTCCTTTGCGTAACAATGAAAATGGGTGCTTTCGGAATGTGGATCGCTTTAGGATTGGGGCTAACGATTTCCGCAGTGATGCTCGTTAAACGGTTCTTGAATATGTCTGCCAAGAGAATTAAACAGAATTTATAA
- a CDS encoding GNAT family N-acetyltransferase has translation MEELKFRNADLKDLPKIVEIYNSTIPSRMVTADTENVSVENKLQWFHEHNSETRPLWMIEDHQNNVLGWVSFSSFYGRPAYNGTVELSIYMDESCRGKGYGKKVLQYCIDNAGKFGVKTLLGFIFLHNEPSLKLFRYFGFEDWGIFPDVAVLDGVERTLVILGKRIS, from the coding sequence ATGGAAGAATTAAAATTCAGGAATGCTGACCTGAAAGATTTACCGAAAATCGTTGAAATTTATAACTCAACCATCCCTTCAAGAATGGTAACTGCTGATACAGAGAACGTTTCTGTAGAAAATAAATTACAATGGTTTCATGAACACAATTCCGAAACAAGACCACTTTGGATGATTGAAGATCATCAAAATAATGTTTTGGGTTGGGTAAGTTTTTCATCATTTTACGGAAGACCCGCTTATAACGGAACAGTGGAATTAAGCATTTATATGGATGAAAGTTGCCGTGGAAAAGGTTACGGCAAGAAAGTTCTGCAATATTGTATTGATAATGCAGGGAAATTTGGTGTCAAAACTTTATTAGGTTTTATCTTTTTGCATAACGAACCAAGTTTAAAACTCTTCAGATATTTTGGTTTTGAAGATTGGGGCATTTTTCCTGATGTTGCGGTTTTGGACGGAGTAGAAAGGACTTTGGTGATTTTAGGGAAAAGAATTAGCTAG
- a CDS encoding DoxX family protein gives MNYLNSTNSNSVLKDIILLIVRVFIGFAMLSHGFPKLQMLLEGGKIEFFDFLGLGPQITLGLTVFAEFVCSILLILGLFSRIALGFLIFTMVIAGFVVHGADPFTKQEMSLVYLSVYLLLIVFGAGKYSVDYMIEKRKRANDW, from the coding sequence ATGAACTACTTGAACTCAACAAATTCTAATTCGGTTTTAAAAGATATTATTTTATTAATTGTGAGGGTATTTATTGGCTTTGCCATGTTGTCTCACGGTTTTCCGAAACTTCAGATGCTTTTGGAAGGTGGAAAGATTGAGTTTTTCGACTTTTTGGGATTAGGACCGCAAATTACTTTAGGGCTTACGGTTTTTGCAGAATTTGTCTGTTCTATTCTTCTGATTTTAGGGCTTTTTTCAAGAATTGCTTTAGGATTTTTGATCTTCACAATGGTTATTGCAGGATTTGTGGTTCATGGAGCAGACCCTTTCACAAAGCAGGAAATGAGCTTAGTTTATCTTTCTGTTTATCTTCTTTTAATCGTTTTCGGGGCAGGAAAATATTCTGTAGATTACATGATAGAGAAGAGAAAAAGAGCCAATGATTGGTAA
- the era gene encoding GTPase Era, whose protein sequence is MHKAGFVNIVGKPNAGKSTLLNQLMGEKLAIVTQKAQTTRHRIFGIYNEEDLQIVFSDTPGVLDPKYGLQEKMMDFVKDSLQDADVFLFIVDVTDKAEPSEFLIDKLNKIPVPVLLLLNKVDQTNQEGLEKLVETWHERIPKAEILPISALNAFNTDVILPKLKSMLPENPPYYDKDQYTDKPERFFVNEAIREKILLNYDKEIPYSVEVVTEQFKEKEGIIFIDSIVYVERDTQKGIIIGHKGEAIKKVGTESRIDLEKFFNKKIHLNLFVKVKKDWRKNDRDLKNFGYR, encoded by the coding sequence ATGCACAAAGCAGGATTTGTAAATATAGTTGGGAAGCCAAACGCCGGAAAATCTACCTTATTGAACCAATTGATGGGGGAGAAGCTGGCAATTGTAACGCAAAAGGCTCAAACAACACGACACAGAATTTTTGGAATTTATAATGAAGAAGACTTACAGATCGTATTTTCTGACACTCCAGGAGTGCTTGATCCAAAATACGGTTTACAGGAAAAAATGATGGATTTTGTAAAGGATTCTTTACAGGATGCAGATGTTTTTTTATTCATAGTAGATGTTACCGATAAAGCGGAACCTTCAGAATTTTTAATTGATAAACTGAATAAAATACCAGTTCCCGTTTTACTTTTATTAAACAAAGTAGATCAGACGAATCAGGAAGGTCTTGAAAAGCTGGTGGAAACATGGCACGAAAGAATTCCAAAAGCTGAAATTTTACCTATTTCTGCGTTAAATGCTTTCAATACGGATGTTATTCTTCCAAAATTGAAATCAATGCTGCCTGAAAATCCTCCTTATTATGACAAAGATCAGTACACGGATAAACCGGAAAGATTTTTCGTAAACGAGGCTATTCGCGAGAAAATCCTTTTAAATTATGATAAAGAAATTCCGTATTCTGTAGAAGTTGTTACAGAACAGTTCAAGGAAAAAGAAGGAATTATCTTCATCGATTCTATTGTTTATGTAGAAAGAGATACACAAAAGGGGATTATTATCGGTCATAAAGGAGAAGCAATTAAGAAAGTGGGAACAGAATCAAGAATTGATCTTGAAAAATTCTTCAACAAGAAAATACACTTGAACCTTTTTGTAAAAGTGAAAAAAGACTGGCGAAAAAATGACAGAGATTTGAAGAATTTCGGGTACAGATAG
- a CDS encoding carbohydrate kinase family protein, with the protein MRDKNPYIVCFGEVLWDIFPEGSKAGGAPFNVAYNVHKMGIDVKMLSKIGNDKLGKKLTDQIKSWGITTDYIQIDEKHPTSTVIAKIDEHNEATYEIITNVAWDFIEFLPEQKELVLNAEAFVFGSLSARNEKTKETLFQLLEFAKLKIFDVNFRPPFIDVELIKTLLHKADIVKMNKSELHQILEFIGKQYDSEEDSIAFLQNYFGIKEVILTKGSKGAKYFVGDQNYTFEAIPITVADTVGSGDAFLSGFISKRINKENPEEIIKQAISLGAFITSKLGACPDYEYSEFERFKNQNI; encoded by the coding sequence ATGAGAGATAAGAATCCTTATATAGTTTGTTTTGGAGAAGTTCTCTGGGATATTTTTCCTGAGGGCTCAAAAGCGGGAGGAGCGCCTTTTAATGTTGCTTATAACGTTCATAAAATGGGTATTGATGTAAAAATGCTCAGTAAAATAGGCAATGATAAATTGGGAAAAAAATTAACTGATCAAATAAAAAGTTGGGGAATTACTACCGATTATATTCAAATTGACGAAAAACATCCTACCAGTACAGTAATTGCAAAAATTGATGAACATAATGAAGCAACTTACGAAATCATCACTAATGTTGCCTGGGATTTTATAGAATTTCTTCCCGAACAAAAGGAATTGGTTTTAAACGCTGAAGCTTTCGTTTTCGGAAGTCTTTCTGCAAGAAACGAAAAGACAAAAGAAACCTTATTTCAATTGCTGGAATTTGCAAAACTTAAAATTTTTGATGTCAATTTCAGGCCGCCGTTTATCGATGTCGAATTAATTAAAACTCTTTTGCATAAAGCGGATATCGTTAAAATGAATAAATCCGAGTTGCACCAGATCCTAGAATTTATAGGAAAACAATACGACTCTGAAGAAGACAGCATTGCATTTCTTCAGAATTATTTTGGTATTAAAGAAGTCATTTTGACAAAAGGAAGCAAAGGCGCAAAATATTTTGTCGGAGATCAGAATTATACTTTTGAAGCCATTCCTATTACAGTTGCTGATACGGTTGGAAGTGGGGATGCTTTTTTATCTGGGTTTATTTCAAAAAGAATTAATAAAGAAAATCCGGAAGAGATTATAAAACAGGCAATTTCGTTGGGAGCTTTTATTACTTCAAAATTGGGAGCCTGCCCGGATTATGAGTATTCAGAATTTGAAAGATTTAAAAATCAGAATATTTGA
- a CDS encoding LacI family DNA-binding transcriptional regulator, which produces MKRASIKDIARIAEVSVATVSYVLNKKEGSRISETTKKRIFEVAKSINYTPNKIAKSLKMSKSKLVGLIVADISNDFYSNIARSIEDEAMKLGYTLLIGSCDETPEKFRKLTELFSEQQVDGMIIAPVVDSDEAINKLIDEEYPIVTIDRYLKNVSLPGVMINNSEISEYICDHLVKKHFDEIIYVGYDTKLPHLLDRQDGFEKRIAKSEASSKIILIGIHNITEEVHAKLKENLDLSKKTAIYFSSNKLGIAGLRYLIDNNITVPQDVSLVAFDETEAYYLFPTEVSFVQQPLIDMAKESVKLLDSQINNYTPNGKRVTFHAKFMERGSVE; this is translated from the coding sequence ATGAAACGAGCTTCTATTAAAGACATAGCAAGAATTGCAGAAGTATCTGTAGCTACCGTCTCTTATGTTCTCAATAAAAAAGAAGGAAGCCGCATTAGCGAAACCACGAAGAAAAGAATTTTTGAAGTGGCAAAAAGTATTAACTATACTCCGAATAAAATAGCCAAAAGCTTGAAAATGAGTAAAAGCAAGCTTGTCGGCTTAATTGTGGCAGATATTTCAAACGACTTTTATTCTAACATAGCAAGAAGTATTGAAGATGAAGCAATGAAGTTGGGCTATACACTTCTGATCGGGAGCTGTGATGAGACGCCGGAAAAATTCAGAAAACTTACAGAGCTGTTTTCTGAGCAGCAAGTTGACGGAATGATCATTGCTCCGGTTGTTGATTCTGATGAAGCCATTAATAAACTGATTGATGAAGAATATCCAATCGTAACAATCGACCGTTATCTGAAAAATGTAAGTCTTCCGGGTGTAATGATTAATAATTCAGAAATATCAGAATATATTTGTGATCATTTGGTTAAAAAACATTTTGATGAAATAATTTATGTTGGTTATGATACCAAACTTCCGCATTTGCTAGACAGGCAGGATGGTTTTGAAAAAAGAATTGCAAAATCTGAAGCTTCTTCTAAAATAATTTTAATCGGAATTCATAATATTACGGAAGAGGTTCACGCAAAATTAAAGGAGAATCTGGATCTTTCGAAAAAGACAGCTATTTATTTTTCCAGTAATAAATTAGGAATTGCGGGTCTTAGATATTTGATAGACAACAATATTACTGTTCCGCAGGATGTTTCATTAGTTGCTTTTGATGAAACGGAAGCTTACTATCTTTTTCCTACCGAAGTAAGTTTTGTGCAGCAACCTTTAATAGACATGGCGAAAGAATCGGTAAAACTTCTTGACAGCCAAATTAATAATTACACGCCAAACGGAAAAAGAGTGACCTTTCATGCCAAGTTTATGGAAAGAGGTTCGGTAGAATAA
- a CDS encoding Crp/Fnr family transcriptional regulator: MEIDKILDTIYLLPENSKKNIEKYITEISYPKNFCLMQAHKIIPHIYFVKKGIVRAYASTDDKDITFWFGKEGEPVVSMRSYVENKPGYESIELLEDCDFYKLETANLKKLFNEDIHIANWGRKFAERELVKTEELIISRQFKTALERYKDLMRDKPDLLKRVQLGHIASYLGITQVSLSRIRAEMK, translated from the coding sequence ATGGAAATTGATAAAATTCTAGATACAATTTATTTACTGCCCGAAAATTCGAAAAAGAATATAGAAAAATATATTACAGAAATTTCTTATCCGAAGAATTTTTGTTTGATGCAGGCTCATAAAATTATTCCCCATATTTATTTTGTAAAAAAAGGAATTGTACGCGCTTACGCTTCTACGGACGATAAAGATATTACGTTCTGGTTCGGAAAAGAAGGTGAACCCGTAGTTTCTATGAGAAGTTATGTAGAAAATAAACCTGGCTATGAGAGTATCGAACTTCTGGAAGATTGTGATTTTTATAAACTGGAAACAGCAAATTTGAAAAAATTATTCAATGAAGATATTCATATTGCCAATTGGGGAAGAAAATTTGCTGAAAGAGAATTGGTAAAAACGGAAGAACTTATTATTTCAAGACAATTTAAAACCGCTTTGGAACGATATAAAGACTTAATGAGAGATAAACCTGATCTTTTGAAACGGGTTCAGCTTGGTCATATTGCTTCCTACCTGGGAATTACACAGGTAAGTTTGAGCAGAATCCGCGCGGAAATGAAATAA
- a CDS encoding DMT family transporter: MNWTILIIAGLFEVAFASCLGKVKETSGTTMYFWFAGFLISLTISMLLLIKATQTLPIGTAYAVWTGIGAVGTVLMGIFFFKDPVSFWRIFFIVTLIGSVVGLKAVSSH; this comes from the coding sequence ATGAATTGGACTATCTTAATTATAGCCGGACTATTTGAGGTTGCATTTGCATCATGTTTAGGAAAAGTAAAAGAAACAAGTGGAACTACTATGTACTTCTGGTTTGCAGGTTTCCTTATTTCTTTAACGATAAGTATGCTTTTGCTGATCAAAGCAACCCAAACTTTACCAATCGGGACAGCTTATGCAGTCTGGACAGGAATCGGAGCTGTAGGAACTGTTTTAATGGGTATTTTCTTCTTTAAAGATCCGGTAAGTTTCTGGAGAATTTTCTTTATCGTTACTTTAATTGGTTCTGTAGTAGGATTGAAAGCTGTTTCTTCTCATTAA
- a CDS encoding class I SAM-dependent methyltransferase, whose product MKKVTKLLLNKLPRPMLIKMSIWARPLIYQFFKGDRFFDPIDGKSYRKFLPYGYGSQRENALSPGTLSLERHRQMWLYLQNETDFFIKNAKVLHIAPEQEFLRKFKRMRNLDYISADLFSPIVDVKADILDLPFADESFDIIFCNHVLEHIEDDAKAMSELYRVLRPGGWGILQVPMKNSLEKTYEDFTIKDPKERQKHFGQYDHVRWYGMDYFDRLKQAGFETEINFYSQNFSEEEIKKYGLRKNEILPIIYKK is encoded by the coding sequence ATGAAAAAAGTGACTAAACTTTTATTGAATAAACTTCCACGTCCTATGCTTATAAAAATGAGTATTTGGGCGCGGCCGCTTATTTATCAGTTTTTTAAAGGCGATCGATTTTTCGATCCCATTGATGGGAAATCTTACAGAAAATTTCTTCCTTACGGATACGGAAGTCAGCGTGAAAATGCTTTGTCTCCAGGAACTTTAAGTCTCGAAAGACATCGTCAAATGTGGCTGTATCTGCAAAATGAAACAGATTTTTTCATTAAAAATGCTAAGGTTCTTCATATTGCTCCTGAGCAGGAATTTCTACGGAAATTCAAAAGAATGAGAAATCTGGATTATATTTCAGCAGATCTGTTTTCGCCGATTGTAGATGTAAAAGCGGATATTCTGGATCTTCCATTTGCTGATGAAAGTTTTGATATAATTTTCTGTAACCACGTTTTAGAGCATATTGAAGACGATGCAAAAGCGATGAGTGAATTATATCGAGTGTTAAGACCTGGAGGATGGGGTATTTTACAGGTTCCGATGAAAAATTCTCTGGAAAAAACCTATGAAGATTTCACGATTAAGGACCCGAAAGAACGCCAGAAACATTTCGGACAATACGATCATGTTCGTTGGTATGGAATGGATTATTTTGACCGATTAAAACAAGCAGGTTTTGAAACAGAAATCAATTTTTATTCTCAAAATTTTTCAGAAGAAGAAATAAAAAAATATGGGTTAAGAAAAAATGAAATTCTTCCTATTATTTATAAAAAATAA